Below is a genomic region from Miscanthus floridulus cultivar M001 chromosome 1, ASM1932011v1, whole genome shotgun sequence.
GGAGAAATGGTTCATGGTACGAATAAGTAAAGAGATGGACAAGAAAGCCGTAGAGCGTTGGATCTTCATCCATGGTCATGAAATTCAAGTGTGAGGTGTCCAAACACCACCCAACAGCTGGGTAGACAGCTCCCTCAACCAGACCTGTTATTCTCTCGTACAATTTCAGAGATAACCGAAGGCAGTAACAACTGCATGAGATATTCCCCAAAGCTGCTTTTACAGCAGTAACAACAACATTTCAATGTCAAAAGATGATCGAATTATACAGTATTGGGATTCAGAACAACATTATTTGGGCCCAGTCCAAGCAACAACCCAGAGGCTATTCAGCTCGGTGATACCTGGCCCAATGCAAGAAAACGCAAACATTTCAGCAGCTTCCCCACATACTCAGGAGCTAGGCTTGCTCTTTCTTTGGCTCCCAGGGCTGATACCTCGTCCAGTCCCTTTGCCCCGGATTCAAAGCATGCCCCTTGGAGTGGTAGATCAGCTCTTCACCCTCACCGGAGTAGTTCTGCTTGTGCTCTACAAGGTACCTAGCAGTCTTCTGGTTCAGGAGCTGCAACACAGGAAAAATAAAAAAGACACCAAATCAGCTTAACCAATTTTGATTTTCAGATACTAATTAAGATATCGCCTTGAAGCTCCTTGCAGCAAATGAAATAGACACCCACATCCCCTCAGGCAAATAGCCCAAAAATGTGGGTGACAAAAAAACATGAAGTGTTTCCGAGAAACCAAATTTTATTCATCTATATTAAACAAAATCCCAAATCATCAATACTGGTGCTCAATTGTAAAGTCACTTCACACAATCAAGGCAAAGAAACAAGGCATCAAGCACCGTTGCAAGCACGTCAGAAGACTGAAGCATGAACACTATTCAGGAATTAAAGCAAATAACATGGAGGGAAACTTGCCTTATCCCCAGTGCTATCTGTGATGTGGTGCAGCCATCCATGCCATTCAGGAGGCACTTGGGATGCATTGTAACGACCTTTCTCTGCATATTCTACCCACCTATGCCTCCCTGCAAAATTTACCATGCTTAGTGTTCTAGTGTACTATCAAGGCGGAATGACCAGCAATGCAAGAGATATTTTGCTCCTACA
It encodes:
- the LOC136539572 gene encoding probable NADH dehydrogenase [ubiquinone] 1 alpha subcomplex subunit 12 translates to MAAVVRGVLRGIKEKGLTNFIRDVRDEGYFKCLLDGNLLQTKIHNIGATLVGVDKFGNKYYEKLHDTQYGRHRWVEYAEKGRYNASQVPPEWHGWLHHITDSTGDKLLNQKTARYLVEHKQNYSGEGEELIYHSKGHALNPGQRDWTRYQPWEPKKEQA